The genomic region ATTTATTCTTTCTGAGTGTCTTTTACCAAGTATCCTTAAACACTCTTTAGGAATATCGGCCTCTTTAATAACATTTCCTCTTAGGGCGTCGTCTAAATCATGGTTCAAATAAGCAATAATATCAGCCACTCTAACTAGCTGGCCTTCAAGGGTGGCGGCAAGTTGTGTCTTGTCTTTCGGAAGAATGGGGCCCTTTCCTTTGGAATGCTTTAGAATGCCGTCTCTTACTTCCCGGGTTAGATTTAACCCCTTTCCTTCTTTTTCAAGGAAGTCAACCACCCGCAAGCTTTGTTCATAATGGCGAAATCCTTCGGGATTAAGCTCGTTTAGTATAGCTTCTCCCGCATGGCCAAATGGAGTATGGCCAAGGTCATGACCAAGGGCAATGGCTTCAGTTAAGTCTTCATTTAGCCTCAGAGCCCTCGCCATAGTTCGTGCTATCTGAGCCACTTCAAGGGTGTGTGTAAGTCTTGTGCGGTAATGATCTCCCCCTGGTGAAAGAAAGACCTGTGTTTTGTGCTTAAGCCTTCTAAAGGCCTTGGCGTGGACAATGCGGTCCCTATCCCGCTGAAAGGAGGTGCGTACTTCGCACTCTTCTTCTGGTCTAAGGCGCCCTTTGGTTCTGGCAGACTTAGCCGCAAAAGGAGAAAGGACTTGTTCCTCTATTTTTTCGAGTTCTTGGCGTAAGCTTTTCACATTTTTATAAAATTAACGTGGCATCACCATAAGAAAAAAAGCGGTATCGTTTGGCCACAGCTTCTTGGTAAGCCTTTTTAGTCAGCTCAAGACCAGCAAAGGCTGCCACCAAAACCAAAAGACTAGATTTTGGCAGATGAAAGTTGGTTATGAGATGATCCACGGCTTTAAATTCAAAACCAGGATAAATATATAAATCACACCACCCAGATATAGGTTCTATTTTACCTGTTCGACGAGCGGCAAATTCTAAGGTCCTCATAGTAGTAGTGCCAATAGCAAAAAGGCGTCGGCCTTCTTCACGCGAAGTATTTATAAGTTCCGCTACCTCAGGACTAATTTCCACATATTCCTCGTGAATCTGAAACTTTCTTATGTCTCTTACTTTAACAGGCTCAAAGGTTCCGTAGCCTACATGTAGTGTAATAGTGATAAACTTAACACTTTTTTCTTGCAAACGATTTAGTAGCTCTTCAGAAAAGTGAAGACCTGCGGTAGGTGCCGCTACAGAACCAAGCTTTTTAGCGTAAACTGTTTGGTATCGAGAAAAATCTTCTTTTTTGGGCTCTCTTTTTATGTATGGAGGAAGCGGCACATTACCTATCTCGTAAAGGACACCTAAGACATCATCTACTCCCTCAAGGCTTATTAAAATTTTACCTTCGCCAAGATTTTCAAGAACTCTTGCCACTAAGCCCTTTTCAAACTTAATTAGCGAGCCCTTTTTTATCTTTTTGCCTCGGTGCAGTGCAGGTACAGGCTTGCCTTTTTCTGGCAACCTTAAAAGTAAAACTTCTACCTTCCCTCCGGTTTCCTTCTGGCCGTAAAGCCTGGCCGGAAATACCCGGGTATCATTAGCTACTAACAAATCTCCTTCACGAAAATACTTTTCAATTTCAGCAAATTTATCATGGTGGATTATTTCTTTTTTTCCGCGATCGATCACCAGTAAACGGCTCTCTTCACGCTGCTGACTGGGATATTGAGCAATTAGTTCCTCTGGGAGCTCGTAAGTGTAAGTTTCAAGATCATAAATAGGAGGTATTTTTTCTTCACTCATGCCAACCATTCTTCGAAAA from Thermodesulfatator indicus DSM 15286 harbors:
- a CDS encoding deoxyguanosinetriphosphate triphosphohydrolase — encoded protein: MKSLRQELEKIEEQVLSPFAAKSARTKGRLRPEEECEVRTSFQRDRDRIVHAKAFRRLKHKTQVFLSPGGDHYRTRLTHTLEVAQIARTMARALRLNEDLTEAIALGHDLGHTPFGHAGEAILNELNPEGFRHYEQSLRVVDFLEKEGKGLNLTREVRDGILKHSKGKGPILPKDKTQLAATLEGQLVRVADIIAYLNHDLDDALRGNVIKEADIPKECLRILGKRHSERINTMVRSIIYSTLGADDGELHIEEHVMWAMEKLREFLFEKVYEASPVYDEMQKAKKLLRELYFYFLENGLPWEKSSIYQKETSIHQKICDFIAGMTDRYALSLFEKYFVPRPWPI
- the queA gene encoding tRNA preQ1(34) S-adenosylmethionine ribosyltransferase-isomerase QueA — translated: MSEEKIPPIYDLETYTYELPEELIAQYPSQQREESRLLVIDRGKKEIIHHDKFAEIEKYFREGDLLVANDTRVFPARLYGQKETGGKVEVLLLRLPEKGKPVPALHRGKKIKKGSLIKFEKGLVARVLENLGEGKILISLEGVDDVLGVLYEIGNVPLPPYIKREPKKEDFSRYQTVYAKKLGSVAAPTAGLHFSEELLNRLQEKSVKFITITLHVGYGTFEPVKVRDIRKFQIHEEYVEISPEVAELINTSREEGRRLFAIGTTTMRTLEFAARRTGKIEPISGWCDLYIYPGFEFKAVDHLITNFHLPKSSLLVLVAAFAGLELTKKAYQEAVAKRYRFFSYGDATLIL